GGCACGAAGCGGACTTGTCCGAAATGCGGCACCCGCTTCTACGATCTCGGCAAGGAAGACCCGGTGACCTGCATCCAGTGCGGCGTCGCATGGGATCCGGAACCGGTGCTGAAATCCAAGCAGCCGCTGCCGTTCGATGCGCCGAAGAAGGCGGTCGATCTGGACGAGAAGGAGGACGTGGATCTCGCGGCCGAAGATCTCGAGATCGATGACGATGCCGAGGAGAATCCGGACGACGAGGTCGATCTCGGCGGCGATGACGACATCGGCGTGCCCGGCGCGGGCGACGACGAAGACGAGGTTTGAAGATCTCGTTTTAACCGGCTTGACGGGCGCCGCCGGCCTCTTCTAAAGGCGGCGCCACCAGCCCGGCGGTCCAGACGCCGGCGCTTCGAAAAGGTTTGGGGCCGTAGCTCAGCTGGGAGAGCGTCGCAATGGCATTGCGAAGGTCAGGGGTTCGATCCCCCTCGGCTCCACCATTCAAGAAAAGATGACGTGCAGATGCAGGCGCCTTGCCAAGGCCGGCGCCGGCGCTTCCACGTCTCCGTTCCACATTCCGATCGGGTCTTGGCGGAGCGTGCTGCAACGATCCCTGCTCGGGCGCTCCCTGAACAATGATTGATCCGCGTATCAGCGCTCACGGATATTCGTCTCGAAGTTTTCAAAAGGATCGAGAAGGCCGTAGGCCGGTACGAAGCCGAGCGTCTTTACGCGCATGCCGACGGCCGTTGAGCGGGGGCAGTCGTTTCGTGAACAGCGTGTTAGCCACGCGTCTTGACCAAATCTAATCCGCCGACGGCTCATGACACCTCTGAAAAATTCAGGAGGGGTGATCCATGCCTTCATTCACGTCCGGGACGGCCTATACCGTTGACGAGAACAACCTGATTGCGGCGCGCATCACCGCCACAGACGCCGAAGGCGATCCGATCACCTACAGCTTCGCAAACTTCAGCGAAGTCGTGAACGTCTCCATCGCCGCTTATTACGACGCTTCGAAATTCTATATCGACCCGCGCACCGGCGTCATCACCTTCAACAAGGCGCCGAATTTCGAAGCGCCGGACGATTACGGCCGTGACGGCACCTACGACCTGATGATCAAGATTACGGACGGTGCCGAGACGGCGTTCCAGCTGATCACCATTACCGTCGGCAACGTAAACGAAGGCCTGTTCATCGCCTCGAACGGCGGCGCCGCCAGCGCCTCCTTCTCAATCGCGGAAGGCCAGACGGTCGCGACAACGGTGGTTGCGCGCGATTTTACCGGGCCTTCGGTAACCTACAGCATCACCGGCGGCTACGACGCATCGAGGTTCACGATCGACGCCGCCACCGGTGTGCTCAGCTTCGTGACTGCACCCGACCACGAGTCGCCGGCCGATTTCGGCCGCAACGGCGTCTATGACGTCGTCGTTTCGGCGACCGACGGCACGGTCACGGACAGCCAGACGCTTGCGATCTCCATCGCCGACGTCAACGAAGCGCCGGCGATCTGGAGCAACAACGGCGCCGAGTCCGCGGCCGTGACGGTCGCCGAGAATCAAAGCTGGTCGTTCATGACCCTCTACGCGACCGATCCCGAGAGGAACGCGCTCACCTATTCGATCGTCGGCGGCGCCGACGCGGCCTTGTTCACGATCAACGCCAGCACCGGCGGGCTCGCCTTCATTGCGGGACCGAATTTCGAGGTGCCTTCGGGTTCGGATGGCGATAACGTCTACCATGTCGTGGTGGCGGCGAGCGACGGCTCGCTGATCGACACGCAGGCGCTTGCCGTCACGGTCGCCAATGTCAACGAGCGGCCCGTGTTCACAAATTTCAACACGGTCCCCGCCCCGACCATCATGGTCGCCGAGAACAGCCTTGCGGTTGCGACCTTGAACGCAGTCGATCCGGAGGGTCGAGCGGTGACCTATTCGCTGGCCGGCACGGATGCGGCGAGGTTTACGATCGACGCTGCGAGCGGTGTGCTGAGCTTCGTCGCCGCGCCGGACTATGAAGCGCCGAACGACTTCGGTGCGAACCGAGTCTACAATATCGAGGTCCGCGCCAGCGACGGTGCCATTGTGACGAGCGAGTCGCTTCAGATCGAGGTGAGCGACGAGAATGAGGGAGTGCCGACGTTCACTTCGAATGGCGGCGGCGATCATGCCGTGATCTCAATCGCGGAGAATAGCGGCAACGTGACGATCCTTGCGGCCGAGGACTCGGACTCTGACGGGTTGCAATTCGGGATCGACGGCGGCGCCGACGCGCACTTGTTCGAATATGACGCCGCCACCCGGACCTTGCGCTTCCGGGAGCTGCCCGACTTCGAGCAGCCGGCCGACGCCGATGGTGACGGGGTCTATGAGGTGCGCGTCGGAGTGACCGACGGCTTCCTGTTCGACTATCAGACGCTGTCGATCACGGTCGAAGATGTCGACGACGGGGTCGCGTTCGAGACGGCGGAGCGCACCTTCGATGTTGCGGAGAACGACGTCGCGATCGGCTATGTTCAGGTCGGCCCGGCCACCCCGCGAGAGGCCCGCTACGAGATTGCCGGTGGCGCCGATGCGGGGCTGTTCGCGATCGATCGCACCTCGGGTGCGCTGAGGTTCATTTCTGCGCCGGACTTCGAGAACCCGGCCGATGCCGACGGCGACAATGTCTTTGACGTTATCGTACTCGCCAGCGACGGCAGTTCGAGCGACACTCAGGCCGTCAGCGTCACCGTGGCAAACGCGTTGGAGCCCGTCGTCTTCGAATCCGCCCAGTTGACCTATTATCTGCCTGAGAACGGCCTGATCGAGGTGAGCTCGACCGCCGCGGGCGGAGACGGACCGATCACCTATTCGCTCGGCGGCAAGGATGCCGTCCTGTTCGACATCGACTCTGCCACGGGCTCGATCCATTTACGCGGAGCACCCGGCTCTTCGACGCTCGATTTCGAGGCGCCCGCCGATCATGATTTCGACAATGTCTATCGCCTCACCGTAGTCGCTTCCGCGGGCAATTCGACAGCGTTCCAGGAGCTCTCCCTGACCATCACAAACGTCAACGAAGGCCTCGCGATCTTCTCGGATGGGGGCGGCGAAGAGGCCCAGCTCAGCGTCGCCGAGAATAGCCGCATCGTCACGACCGTCCAGGCCAAGGACGAGGACGGCGAACCGGCCCGCTACTATATTGCCGGCGGCGCCGATGCCTCACGCTTCACCATCGACGTCAACACCGGCGTCCTGCAGTTCGTCGCGGCGCCCGATTTCGAGACGCCGCGCGATTCGAATGGCGACAATGTCTATCGCCTAGCCGTGGTTGCCACCGACGGCGCGTTCGAGGATTTCCAGACCCTGTCGATCCAAGTGAAGGATGTGGCGGAAGGTGGCGGCGTGATTTACGGCACGAGCGCCAGCGAGACCTTCTCGCCGTCGGCCTCGCGTCGCACCACGGAAGGCGCCGATACGGTTTACGCCCGCGAAGGGCAGGACACGATCTATGGCGTCGGCGGCGACGACCTCCTCTACGGCGAGGGTGGCGACGATGTGCTGATCGGCGGCGCCGGTGTAGACCGGCTCAGTGGAGGGCTCGGCGCGGATCTGTTCGTGTTCCAGTCGATCGGCGAGTCTCGCCTCGGGTCGGCCGACATGATCACCGACTTCGTGCGTTCCCAAGGGGACCGGATCCACCTCGGCAGCATCGACGCCAACACGAAGCTGTCCGGCGACCAGGCATTCAAGTTCATCGGCGGGCAGTCGTTCACCTCCACGCCGGGTCAGCTTCGCGTGGAGACATCCGGTGGCAACACGATTATCTACGGCGACGTGGACGGCAACGGCGTGGCGGACCTTCAAATCGTGCTTCACGGCCAGATCCCGCTGGTGGCGAGCGACTTCATACTTTGAGGTCTGCGCGGCGCGGAGGCGGAATTGGCGGTGTTCACCGAGACCGTTTCAGAACGCGCTGATCGGGGCCCCTGACGTGGTGTAGCTTGGCCAACCTGGTCCCGGCGACCGGCATTGATCGGGCGGTGCTTCTCCTGCTCACGGCTTGCCACCTTCGTTCGCGGATCGTTATTGCGGACCTCGGGAGATTGCGGCCGTTCTTCCCGGCGCAGTCGCGACAAGGGGGTGATGATGTCGAGCCGTTTGCGTGGGGGCTTTTTCCTCTTTCTGACGACCTTGATTCTTCCGGCCGCCTTTGTCGCGCTTGGCCTGTGGCAGCAGCAGCGCGCGCCGGAGCACCATGCCGAGATCGTCGCGCAGCACCAGGACGTTGCTCGGGTCCTCGCCGATCTCGAAGCTTCAGGCGCCGGTGAGGTGCGATCGAGCATCGCGGACATGCCTCAGCTCCGCACCAACGGCATGGTCTATGTCGGACCCGCAGCGCTGAGCGTCGCTGAGGCGGAGCTGAAGCGGCTCGATCGGGCGCTGCTGGTGTCGAGCGTCCGAAATCATCTGCCGACGGCGGTCGTCCTCTGCGCCGCCATCGTGCTGACGATCTCGCTGGTGACGCTGCTCGGCGCAAACCTGCTCGGACGCGCGGGGCGGCGTTCGCGGGATGCGCTCGAACGCGGTTTCGATCTGGTGCGGCGGATCCTGCCGATATTGCTCGGCATGCAAGTCGTCCTGACGGCACTCGGCATCGTTGCAGCGGTCGCCTTCGAAGCCGAGCCGCTGCTCGAACTCGACAATCCAAACGGCCGCGAATTCAAGATGATGGCGATTGCCGTGATCGTGATGGGCCTGTCGCTCTGGACGGCAGGCAAGGCCGTCTTCAACCTTCGCGCCACACTTGCCCTGTTCCAACCCGATCCGCTCGAGATCGACGGGCGCAGCCTCTCGCGTGCTCAGGCGCCGGGCCTATGGCAATGGGTCGAGGGTCTGGCAGACCGGCTCGGCGCGCTGCGGCCGGATCAGATCGTCGTCGGACTTACCGGCGGGTTCTTCGTGACCTCGGGCCCGAAGTACCTGTCGCCGGGCGGCGAGACGTTTGAGGGACGGACATTGTACCTGCCGTTGCCCTATCTCCCGTTGCTGCGTCAGGACGAAGCGGAGGCGATCGTCGGCCATGAGCTCGGCCATTTCACGGGCGGCGACACGGAATACAGCCTCCGCTTTCTGCCCATTTATGCCGGCGTCAACCGCTCGCTCGCCGCCATGGTGCTGGCCGGGCGGGGCGCCGATGGTTCGGAAGGCGTGATCACGCGTCCGGCGGTAGAGCTCGGCCTGTTCGTCATGAACAGATTCGATCGCGCGGTGATGCATTGGAGCCGCCTGCGAGAGTTTGCGGCCGACGAGGCCGGAGCGCGGATCACGTCCGCCGAGGCGGCCGCCCGCGCCCTGCTTCGCTACGATGCGGTGATGGGCCGCGTCGGCGAGGTGCTCGGCAGCGCCTTTCGAGAACCGCACACCGCCCCCGACGATCTGGTCGCCGCCGCCTTCGCGCATGCGCGGCAGCGCGGGCTCGACAATCCCGCCGAGGAGCAGGAGGAGAGGGACGCACATCCGACCGACACCCACCCGCCGCGACATCAGCGTCTCGCCGCACTCGGCATCGCGCCGGCACCGGCTTTGTTGCAGGACGTGATGGCGGCGCCCGCGGACGATGCACTGGGCCGCGTGTCGGCGCTGTTCGCCGATCCCGACGGGCTGTTCCGGGAATTGAGCGCGGACCTCGTCGGCGGCGCGCGCGCGGCACACCGGGCCTACCGGGACGAGCTCCAAGCCGCAGCGGGCGCAATCGGCGAGGAGACGATCGTCGTGCGGGACAGCGGCGCCGCGGGTGGCTGGATCCTGATGCCGGTTGGCCTCGTCTTTGCCGCGATGGCGATCGGGGTGAAGGCAAGCGATGCCTTTCCCGAAGGCGCCGATCTGTTCGCCGGCATCATCGCGATCTTCGCCCTGCTGTTCATCGCGGCAGGCCTGTGGCTGGTGCGGCGGGGGGCAAGGCCGTTCGTCACCCTGTCGCCGGACGCGATCATCCTCGACGGAATCGATCGCCCGCTGGCGTGGAACGAGATCGAGCAGGTCGGCTATCATGTCGTCGGGCCCCCCGCGAAGACCCGGGGGCTGCGCTTCAGTGTGTTCCTGAAGCCGGACGCAGCATTTCCGAGGCGGGCAAGAGGGCGACGGGCGCGGTTCAAGGCAAAGCAGCGCAAGATCGAAATCCGGTCGATGCGATTCCGCGACGTCACGGCGCAGGATTTTGCCGAGCTGATCCATCGGTATCGGGTTGCCGACGATGCACGCGCCGTGCTCGAGCGGGAAGGTCGGGCGCTCTCGGCAGCGCTCGGCGAAGGCTGAGCTAAAGCCCTCGCTCCGGCAGGATCACGCCGCCGGGGCCGCGCAGCTCGGCCGTCGCGCGGACCCCGTCGAAGCGCAGGGTCAGGGTGCGACCGTCGCCGGTGAGCGGCAGCAACAACCGGTCGCCGACGCAGCGCGGGGTGCCTTCGAGAACCGGCAACGGCAGATCGGAGAGCGCTGCCTTGACCCGGCCGCGAGCCATGGCGCAACGGCCGTCGCGAGCCGCGAAGCTGAAATCGTGGAGCGCGAGCGCGGTGCGCGGCAACGGCCCGGAGCCGACCAGGTCGACGGTTCCGGTCAGGCCGCGGACGCTCGCGCCGCGCGTCGAAAAGGCCGCGCGTCCGCGAAGGCTGCCTGCTCCAGACCATTTGAGCGAAAGGATCGGCTCTCCGCCGGGGAGCGATACTGGCAACGCCACCGCGTCCGGGGAGCCGAGGCGGAGACCGCCGATGCCGAGATCGACGAGGCGTCCGCGCCAGATGCTTCCCTCCGCGCCCCGCGCCGTCACCGCGCCCGCGACATGACTGGCCGCAACCTTCATCGGCACGGTCGCGCCCAGGCTAAGCAGAAGCGCGAGCCCGAACCAGGCGGCCTGCTTCACCGGAAAACCCGCGCTCATGGCCGCACCGGCGGAGCGGAAGCGGGTGCGGCCGGGGGAAGCGGGGCGGTTCCGGTCGCAGGCGCCGGCGGCGCACCGACGACCTTGGCCGGACCGGATTGGTCCATGAACAATTGCTCCCGAACGCCATTGCGCAGCAGGGTGATGTTGTCGAAGCCAACGGCGGCGAGCGTCACCCCGTGCACCACCTCCTCGCCGACCCCGAAACTGTGCTGGACGCCGTCGGGGGTGGCAATGATCGCGGACCCGCGCGACGATCCCTGATCCTGCCGCACGCCGTGCAGGCTGAGGTTGAGCGACGTCACCACGATGGTCCCGCCACGCGCCCCGGTGGGGAAGAAAGGGTCGGTCTCGCGCAGCACGGAGAGCGCCGGGGCGGCCGGCTGCCGCATCTGCGGCTCCCATGCGCCGATCGCGCCCACCGGCACGAGCAGCGCCCAGATTAGAGCCGCGCACTGAAAGGCGAGCGCCGCGAGCAGGGCCGCCTCGATCCATCTCTGCCACGATCCGGCGCGCAGCCGCGCACGCGCGCCGGCAAACGGGAATGCTGCCAAATTCATCGAAATCGCCATGTCCGCTCCGCAAATCTCATGAAGCCGCAATCAGCCAGAGCGGCCATGCGGCGATCGCCATCAATGTTCCGAGGGGCAAAGCGTCGCTTCCGGAAACCGGATGGCCCGAAAACCGCCGCACGGCGACGTGGGCAAGGCCGATCAGCCCCGCTGCGAGCAGAACCAACGGCAATTGCTGCCAGCCGAGCCAGGCACCGATCGCGGCGAGCAGTTTAGGATCGCCGCCGCCCAGCCCTTCCCGACGGCGTAGTGCTCGATAGGCGAGGGCGATCAGCGCCAGGCTTGCATAGCCGGTGACCGCGCCGGCGAGCCGGTCGACGAGCGCGGGGCCGAGCCCAAGCGCGGCGACCGCGAGGCCTGCGGGGACGAGCGGCAGGGTCAGCCTGTCCGGAAGCCAATGATGTTCGGCATCGAGCGCGGCCAGGATCAGCAACCACCAGCCGAACAGGGCGGAGGCGAGGCCGAGCGGGTTACCATGGGCCAGGGCGGCGGCGAGACCGATCGCCACTGCCGCAACCTCCATCGCGACATGGCGCGGATCGATCCGAACCCGGCAGCCGCCGCATCGGCCACGCAAGGCGATCCACGAGAGGATCGGCACCATCTCCGCTGGTGTCAGCGTGCGGCGGCAGTCGTCGCAACGCGAGCGCCCGGCAATTGCGGTCTCCCCCGCGGGCCAGCGGATCAGCAGGACGGCGAGGAAGCTGCCGACGATCGCGCCGGCGAGGGGAAGGCCGACGATCATGACTCGCGCGTCCAGCTGCGCTGCACCAGCCGGCTCGGCGCCTGCCGCGCATCGATCAGACTGGTTTCGAACATGTCGCTGCCGGCGAAATCGCCTTCGATGTC
The nucleotide sequence above comes from Sphingosinicella sp. BN140058. Encoded proteins:
- a CDS encoding type II secretion system protein N, yielding MAISMNLAAFPFAGARARLRAGSWQRWIEAALLAALAFQCAALIWALLVPVGAIGAWEPQMRQPAAPALSVLRETDPFFPTGARGGTIVVTSLNLSLHGVRQDQGSSRGSAIIATPDGVQHSFGVGEEVVHGVTLAAVGFDNITLLRNGVREQLFMDQSGPAKVVGAPPAPATGTAPLPPAAPASAPPVRP
- a CDS encoding TIGR02300 family protein — its product is MVKAEWGTKRTCPKCGTRFYDLGKEDPVTCIQCGVAWDPEPVLKSKQPLPFDAPKKAVDLDEKEDVDLAAEDLEIDDDAEENPDDEVDLGGDDDIGVPGAGDDEDEV
- a CDS encoding M10 family metallopeptidase C-terminal domain-containing protein, which codes for MPSFTSGTAYTVDENNLIAARITATDAEGDPITYSFANFSEVVNVSIAAYYDASKFYIDPRTGVITFNKAPNFEAPDDYGRDGTYDLMIKITDGAETAFQLITITVGNVNEGLFIASNGGAASASFSIAEGQTVATTVVARDFTGPSVTYSITGGYDASRFTIDAATGVLSFVTAPDHESPADFGRNGVYDVVVSATDGTVTDSQTLAISIADVNEAPAIWSNNGAESAAVTVAENQSWSFMTLYATDPERNALTYSIVGGADAALFTINASTGGLAFIAGPNFEVPSGSDGDNVYHVVVAASDGSLIDTQALAVTVANVNERPVFTNFNTVPAPTIMVAENSLAVATLNAVDPEGRAVTYSLAGTDAARFTIDAASGVLSFVAAPDYEAPNDFGANRVYNIEVRASDGAIVTSESLQIEVSDENEGVPTFTSNGGGDHAVISIAENSGNVTILAAEDSDSDGLQFGIDGGADAHLFEYDAATRTLRFRELPDFEQPADADGDGVYEVRVGVTDGFLFDYQTLSITVEDVDDGVAFETAERTFDVAENDVAIGYVQVGPATPREARYEIAGGADAGLFAIDRTSGALRFISAPDFENPADADGDNVFDVIVLASDGSSSDTQAVSVTVANALEPVVFESAQLTYYLPENGLIEVSSTAAGGDGPITYSLGGKDAVLFDIDSATGSIHLRGAPGSSTLDFEAPADHDFDNVYRLTVVASAGNSTAFQELSLTITNVNEGLAIFSDGGGEEAQLSVAENSRIVTTVQAKDEDGEPARYYIAGGADASRFTIDVNTGVLQFVAAPDFETPRDSNGDNVYRLAVVATDGAFEDFQTLSIQVKDVAEGGGVIYGTSASETFSPSASRRTTEGADTVYAREGQDTIYGVGGDDLLYGEGGDDVLIGGAGVDRLSGGLGADLFVFQSIGESRLGSADMITDFVRSQGDRIHLGSIDANTKLSGDQAFKFIGGQSFTSTPGQLRVETSGGNTIIYGDVDGNGVADLQIVLHGQIPLVASDFIL
- the gspN gene encoding type II secretion system protein N, with product MSAGFPVKQAAWFGLALLLSLGATVPMKVAASHVAGAVTARGAEGSIWRGRLVDLGIGGLRLGSPDAVALPVSLPGGEPILSLKWSGAGSLRGRAAFSTRGASVRGLTGTVDLVGSGPLPRTALALHDFSFAARDGRCAMARGRVKAALSDLPLPVLEGTPRCVGDRLLLPLTGDGRTLTLRFDGVRATAELRGPGGVILPERGL
- a CDS encoding M48 family metalloprotease encodes the protein MMSSRLRGGFFLFLTTLILPAAFVALGLWQQQRAPEHHAEIVAQHQDVARVLADLEASGAGEVRSSIADMPQLRTNGMVYVGPAALSVAEAELKRLDRALLVSSVRNHLPTAVVLCAAIVLTISLVTLLGANLLGRAGRRSRDALERGFDLVRRILPILLGMQVVLTALGIVAAVAFEAEPLLELDNPNGREFKMMAIAVIVMGLSLWTAGKAVFNLRATLALFQPDPLEIDGRSLSRAQAPGLWQWVEGLADRLGALRPDQIVVGLTGGFFVTSGPKYLSPGGETFEGRTLYLPLPYLPLLRQDEAEAIVGHELGHFTGGDTEYSLRFLPIYAGVNRSLAAMVLAGRGADGSEGVITRPAVELGLFVMNRFDRAVMHWSRLREFAADEAGARITSAEAAARALLRYDAVMGRVGEVLGSAFREPHTAPDDLVAAAFAHARQRGLDNPAEEQEERDAHPTDTHPPRHQRLAALGIAPAPALLQDVMAAPADDALGRVSALFADPDGLFRELSADLVGGARAAHRAYRDELQAAAGAIGEETIVVRDSGAAGGWILMPVGLVFAAMAIGVKASDAFPEGADLFAGIIAIFALLFIAAGLWLVRRGARPFVTLSPDAIILDGIDRPLAWNEIEQVGYHVVGPPAKTRGLRFSVFLKPDAAFPRRARGRRARFKAKQRKIEIRSMRFRDVTAQDFAELIHRYRVADDARAVLEREGRALSAALGEG
- a CDS encoding A24 family peptidase — encoded protein: MIVGLPLAGAIVGSFLAVLLIRWPAGETAIAGRSRCDDCRRTLTPAEMVPILSWIALRGRCGGCRVRIDPRHVAMEVAAVAIGLAAALAHGNPLGLASALFGWWLLILAALDAEHHWLPDRLTLPLVPAGLAVAALGLGPALVDRLAGAVTGYASLALIALAYRALRRREGLGGGDPKLLAAIGAWLGWQQLPLVLLAAGLIGLAHVAVRRFSGHPVSGSDALPLGTLMAIAAWPLWLIAAS